GACGACGCTGGACTATTTGCAAAGCCATCGGCTACTGACCTGTATGCTTTAAGGCGCATCCTCCAGACCTTTAGTGATTGTTCTGGCCTCAAGTTTAATATGAGTAAAACAGAGTTGTACCCTATTCGGTGTCATCTTGGTGAAGTTGAGGCTCTGCTTCACTGCTTCCCCGGAAAGATTGCCTCTTTCCCTGGAAAATATCTTGGTCTGCCCCTTCACACTAGAAAACCTAGAAGAATTGAGATGCAGCCTCTGGTTGACAAAATTCGTGCAAGGCTTCCAAGATGGAAAGGAAAATTGCTTTCCAAAGCAGGTAGATTGACTCTTGTTAACACAGTTCTGTCCTCTCAACCAATATACCACCTAACGGTATTTCCCGCCCAGAGATGGTTACTGAAGCAAATTGACAAAATTAGACGAGGGTTTCTTTGGAAAGGCGAGGAACCAAAAGTAATGAGTGGTGGCATTTGCCTTGTGAACTGGCCAACGGTTTCACACCCTAAAAATCTTGGTGGTCTTGGAGTGGTAGACCTAGAATGCTTTGCTCGAGCTCTTCGAATCCGTTGGATGTGGTTCCAATGGAGAGACTGGGACAGGGCCTGGACGGGGCTTGACACCCcatgtaccaaagaagatagatACTTTTTTCATGCTTCAACTTCGGTGACAGTTGGCAATGGGACCCTTGCTTCTTTCTGGTTCTCCAATTGGATTAATGGCACGACGACGCGTCTCATTGCCCCCAATCTCTTCATTAAGCAAAGCGCAAAAACATTAAGGTACAAAAGGCCCTGCTCGATAATACATGGATTTCTCTTATTTCTCCGGTTTCTGGGGAAACTGGAATAATTGAATTTGTGAGACTTTGGGAAGCCATCCATGAAGTCCATATAAATATTGAGGAAGTAGACAAAATCAGATGGCGAATACTCTACCAAGAGTGCTTACCTGGCTCAGTTTCACGGGAGTTTTGCCAAGCTCAAACTTTCTCTAGTTTGGAAGGCGAAGACGGAGCCTAAGTGTCGGTTCTTTGCATGGACCCTCCTCCATAAAAAAATTCTAACGACCAATAATCTTCAGAAGCGAGGTTGGAATAATGATCCTATCTGCAAGCTTTGTAAGCGAGAATAGGAGACGGTGGGTCATCTAGCAAAAGATTGCATATTCACAAAATCGTGTTGGAGTTGGCTCAGCTCGTGGTACAACCTCTCCTTTGTGCCAAAGTTGGACCAGTGCTCGTCGGTCTATGGATGGTGGCGGAAGTGCAGACTAAAAGTAGAGAAAATTGCTCGCAAGGAATTCGATGGTCTCTGTATTTACTTTTGGTGGGAGATTTGGAAAGAAAGAAATCGAAGAATCTTTCATGGTCTTGAGAAGAGCGAGCGAGAAGTGGCCAATTTCGTCAAAGAAGATTTCAACCCGCAAAGAGCTTCTAGTTAGTTTTAGCGTTTTAGCGTTTTGTTTGTATGGCGTGCTGGGTTTCTAGTGGGCTGTTTTGCTAGTGCTTCGTTTCTTTTCTTTGTCCCCTCTCCCCTAGTGTTGTTTTTCCTTTCCAATGTTTGTAAGTGTCTCTTTCTAATAATTTTTTGGCCATGGCAAAGCTCTTGGCGTGTCCTTTTTCAAAAAAAAAGCCGGATCAATCATGGGCAGATGAAGTCCCCGTGCTGCTTTTCAAAATAAAGCAGAAATACGTACATGAAGGATGGGCTCCGGATCACTCTCTTCATTGATGCTTCGAAGCTTCCACCTTTAACTCGTCAAAGCAAACCTACTTAATGTTGAATCTCGATCGATGTCAGAAATCAACCGTAGAAAGAGAGGTCGAAGCACCTGATCACTCGTTCGGCTCGTTTTTCGCTCGCGCCTGTATGAATTACATCGGTCATTGTGTTTTGGCGGTGGAGAAGTACAGAAGTAAACGGTGTGTTAGTATTTAGTTGTGCGAAGCGTTGTTGACAAGACTTACTCAACTCACACCTGCTTCCAGTGACAACTACCACTCTCTTATGAATGGGAGGGTAGAGTACCAAGACATAGGGTTTAGCCAACGAAGGCCGTTTATTTAGTACCAAATATACGTATTCCGAAGGTGTCGAGGACGTAGCAGGCCTGGTGCATGGCGTCTCTCAGCATGTCCAGCTGCTGGAGCATGGCTTGGTTTGTGATGTGCCGCCCCGTAGCTTCATCGACGATGACCTGCGCTCGGAGGATTGCGCTTTGCAGGCTGTCTCCCACGTCCAGCGCCGTCGGCCTGGACCTTGTGCTGATGAGCAGATTTATGGATCTAGAGGCGAGGTCGCCTAGGAGTGCAGAGAGGAAAATCTCCATTAGGGATCCTAGCTCCTTCACCCCTCAGGAAGAAGATGGATAACAAACCCAGCACAGGTGTAGGAGAGGAGAGAATGGAACGAAGCTTTGTTCAAGTGCAGAAGGTTGCATTGGCCACCTAATTCTCCAATGCTTTTCTATTATCATCAGGTGTGGCATCGACCGGAGGAACAGCGTGCAGTGCAGTCGACGGATAGATCCATATATAGTTTAAGATTTGTATCAAATTACAAGaattccaatgtcgacaaatacaaAAAAAATATCAACAATAATCACAAGCATTACTTTTTTTGATTATGGAAACAAAATGTTCCAGCCTTTTGCAATCTCTTACATACGGCCTTACAAATCGAAAAAAACAATCATCCATCGTAAACATTCTTTGAAATAAAACATCAACAAATCAAGCTCCTTCTAATCTAGCATTGGACCTCCATCCATGGCTTGCAAAGATCTCCATAGCCACCACCTCTAAGGATTGACATACCGCAAGGATCTCGTGTTGAGGTTGTTCTTTCTGCAACAATCTCCAGAATATGAGCCAGTATGTTGCCCTGAAAAGAACCTGCataattgatggttttggtttaaAAGTAAAAACAACATCATTGCGACAAAGCCAAATAGACCAAAACATTGCCGCCACTCCAATTAGAAGATTTTTTCTATGTGTTGTTCCCTTGTTAGCAATCCAGGACCCAATTATATGATTAATATTGTTCGGTCTCTCTATATTTAAGGCAAAGTaaataattctccaaatatttcTAGCAAGGTAACAATCAAAAAACAGATGTTGAATAGACTCATTTTGATTACAAAATCTGCATTTTAAACAACCTTTCCAACCTCGCTTAGCTAAATTGTCTTTGGTGAGAGTAACTCCCCTGCCTAAATACCACAAGAAAATCTTAATTTTCAGAGGAAGATTTAGACTCCAAAGTATATTGCGATTTACAGGGGGAGAATTCATTAAAAGAAAGTACATTGAGCGAACTGAGAAAAGTCCATCTTTGTGAGCCCCCCAAATGAATTTGTCTCTCGGTTCTTCTAAAGAAACGGTTGCCATCAAATTTAATAAATTATGCCACTCAACCTGCTTCACTCCAATAATAGATCTACGAAAGGATAGGTTGGGTATATTTCCATTCATAACATCATTGACTAAAACATTCTTTTTACGCACAATATTAAAAAGATTCGGACAATGGTCCTTAAGTGGCCTATCGAGGATCCATCTATCCTCCCAGAACCTAGTCATTTGACCGTCACCTACATTGAACCTCCCCCTGCTCAAGAAACTTTCTTTAATTTTCATGAGTCCAGACCAGAAATGCGAGTCTCTAGATTTTCTCACTATTTGAGTAAGTGATTTGGATCCGAAGTATTTATTTTTCAAAATTTCCTGCCATTTACCGTTCTCATTTAGTAACTTAAAGAGCCATTTGCTAAGTAAACAAACATTCTTAATGGCAAGGTTGGCAACCCCCAAACCACCGATCTCTTTAGGTTGACAAATAGTCTTCCACTTTGTTAGTCTATATTTCTTTTTCGAATGGCCGCCTTGCCAATAGAAGCGAGAACGAATGGCATCTAATTTTTGTAACACCCCCGCCGGCAcctcaaaaaaggacatcatgaaAATGGGTAGGCTGCTCAAAACTGAATTAATTAGCACAAGACGTCCACCAGAAGAAAGTAATTTACTTTTCCAGGAACTTAATCTTTTTTCGAATCTATCAATAACACTCTGCCATCACTATTTCGCAACCTACGATGGGTCATAGGAATCCCGAGATATTTGAAAGGTAATGAACCAATCCCGCAACCAAAAAGATGAGAGTAATTTAGATCATACTCCTTAGCTAAACCATAGCAAAAAAGCTCGCTTTTGTGAAAGTTGATTTTTAAACTCGACATTTGTTCGAAAGCGGTCAGGAGTAATTTCACGTTACGCGCATGTTCCAAGTTATGATCCATAAAAACAACAGTATCGTCCGCATATTGAAGGATAGAAAGTCCCCCTTCCATTAGGTGAGGAACCACTCCCGCGAATTGGTTATCTTCTTTCGCTCTTGAAAAGAGTATCGCCAACATATCCACAACTATATTAAAGAGAATAGGAGAAAGGGGATCACCTTGTCGAAGGCCCTTATGTGTAGTAAAGAAAGGCCCAACTTCATTAATTTTAATCCCGACATGCCCCCCAGAAACAATAGATTGAATCCAAGCACACCATTTCGGTGAGAAACCTTTCATTCGCAAAGCCTGTTGTAGGAACGACCAATTTACTTTATCATAGGCTTTTTCAAAGTCAAGTTTTAGAATCAGGCCACTCAATTTTTTCCTTTGCATCTCATGGATAGTCTCGTGAAGCACGATTACACCTTCAAGGATATTGCGACCAGGCATGAATGCGGTCTGCGAGGGATTAATAAGCTTATCTGCAACCACCCCTATTCTGTTTGTTAGGACTTTAGTAATAATCTTAAAACTAACATTAAGTAAGCAAATAGGTCGATACTCCTAGATTTTTGAGGCATTAAATTGCTTAGGTAGAAGATTAATAACCCCAAAATTCAAGCTATAAACTGGCAGGGTATCATTGTGAAAATCCGCAAACAAGGCTAGTAAATCATCCTTTATTACTTCCTAGAAAGTCTGATAGAACTCCGCCGGAAAACCATCTGGACCAGGAGCTTTATTACGTTCCATTTGGAAAACAGCCTTGCGAACCTCATCCATAGTGAATGGTGCAGTTAGAATCGTGTTTTCAATATCTGTAACCTGGGGGATATCATAAGTAATTGATTCCTCCATTATTACTGAGTTGTGGTCTGTCTTCCCAAACAGGGTTTTATAGTAATTGGTGATATGGTGTTTGAGATCTACTTCTTCTATACGGTTACCCTCATCATCCTCAAGGCTAAAAATTCTTTGTTTTTGATGTTTTCCATTGGCCACTAACTAAAAGTATTTAGTGTTATTATCTCCTTCAAGAAGATGCTTAACTTTTGCCCGTTGGAAGAGACGGATTTCCTCTTCCCTTAATATTGTAGTAAGCCTTTGTTCCATATAAATTTTCATTGTTAACTCATTAGGTGACAAATGAGAAGTCTCTGCCTTTTTGTCCAACTCATCAAGCTTCCGAGTAAGTTGATACTTCTCCTTTCGAAGAGTTCCGGTTGTATTCTTAGACCAGCCTCGAAGGTATTGACGCAAGGATCTAATTTTGCATTGCCATTTCTCCATCGCTGAATATCCCCTCGTATGCTGCTGCCAAATCGATGCAACCATATCATGGAACCCATCCCTAATAAGCCATCCTAACTCAAATTTAAACAACGATCGAGTGCCAAATTGTGAGGCAATCTTGTCGATGAGTAATAATGGTGTATGGCCCGAGCGTGATCTATGAAGCGCTTCAACAGTGGCATTAGGGTATTTTAGTTCCCAATCGATACTCATAAAAACTCTATCTAGTTTTTCAAGTGTTGGAGGGTCTAAGTTGTTTGACCAAGTAAATTGACGACCTTTAATTCAATTTCTTTTATCTCAAGGCTCTCTATGACAGCATTAAATAGATTAGGCCATCGGGGATTGAAGTTATCTTTATTTTTATCCTCTGGCCGCCTCATTATATTGAAATCTCCCCCTATAATAAAAGGGTTCAGTTCCGCACCAGCTACATTAACCATCTCTGCTAAAAAAGCATTCTTGAGATTGTCCTGAGTCGGGCCGTACACTGCATAAAGGGACCATTTAAAATCATCTGATTTATTTCTAAGGAGAAATTTAGAGTAATGATCCCCCTCATCGATAGCTCCAACGTCTAAAACAGCTGGATTTACACCTAAAATCATACCACCAGATCTCCCTCTAGGTGGCATAGTATGCCAAAGAAAATCTATACCACCACTTAAATGGCGCAAAGTGGACTCCGAGAAAAAGTCCCTGCCCGTCTCAAAGATCGCTAAAAAGTCAAGTCGATATTTTTTAGATAACGACGCAAGGTAATTATGTTTAGCCAAGTCAGCGAGACCTCTGCTATTCCAAAAAATTCCCTTCATTTTAAACTAATTTTAGATGGTGTGATGGGTTTTTTAGAAGGCCGAGGAACCCTCCATGCATAAGTAAAGTGATTCGCCTTCTTACGGCATGGAACAGCACTAAGGTCGTATCCCCACTCTAGATCATCATGCTCAGAATTTTCATCCCATCGCTTAATAGCATGTGAAAGATGTTCATCAATGTCATTATCATCTTCTTCATTTAAAACAGCACGACGAATGGATGGGGATGAAATACTAGAAGCCATGAGTCGATCGACCTCTATATTCTTAATAGAAATAGCTGAGGTAAGAACCTCTTTATCATTTCTGCCCAAGCGAATCCCAACATTATTTAACTTGGTAGCAATAACTTTAGGCTTAAAAGGAAGAAATGAATACTCACTGATTTCTAAATTGCGCTTTGCCGCAAGACGCTGAGCCTTGCTTAAAGTGTCCTCATCAGAAACCACCCGCTTGCCCAAGACCTGAGTAAGATCTTCTCGGGCCATTGGTCTTTGAGAAAGAGATTTTGATTTAAAATAATCTTGAAGAGAAATCAAGATTTGGTCATTTGACTGGGCCAACTGATTGAGCGCCTGTACCATTTCATCATTTTTTATATTAGCTTTAATCTTAAATTGTTTGCATAAATGTTGTAAAGTAACTCTCGGTACCTCTGACAAAGAAGTTATCATATTGAAGGTACCACCACCATGGTCCATGCATGTATGCACGATATTAAAGTCTCCATGTCTAGAAGTATAAAGGAATGGATCAACATTGTCGTGATTAAAAATAACATCACCATTAAATAGATTTTTACCTTGGAGTGAGAAATTTTCAACAAGAGCCCCACTCCCATCTGCACCACCGGGAGAGGTGAGCTGAGCCACCGAGTGCTCAGCTCCCCGGACATGCTCATGTATCTGCTCAACTGATACATTTGGAATAGCTGCATGAATATTTGTTGCTGGCGAAAATTCAATCGCCACACTGTTGAGGTCTGTGTTGATGTCTTCCAATGAAATTGGATAAACAGCTGCTGCACTCGCAGGAACACCAGGAAAGGAATTCAGGCAGATTGAATTGGCATCAACAGACCCCTCACTCGCATCAGCTGTGCACACTACAACAAAAGGTGCAGCTGCCTTTTTCCCAGATTCATGGCATATGGTGTTCAGGTTAAATGCATCGGCATCTACATGCCCCTCTCTACCAACAGTCCTGCTCACTACATCAAAAGGTACATCATTATTTTTTCTAGACTCTGCAGCCCTAGGAGCAGCAACTGGGTAAATCTGTGGCATATCTGAGCAATGAAGAGAATGCGAATTAATATTAGAATTACTACCTTCATTAAGTTGAACCATAGAAGCCAAGTAAGAAGAAGGCCCACCGGTCCTAGAAAATTCACCTCTCTTTTGTGCAGTTTGCTTGGCGTTCAGAATAATTGTGCCTTCAGCCTCTGTCCACTTATTATCATAAACGACCCCATGCGCAACAGCAGTTGGTGCTGCAACATTCTCCCTAAAAACTGAAGACCTATTAACAGCAACTAAGCATTTTTCTAGCGCATCTGAGCAATCAAGAGAAGATGTATTAATATGAGGAATAAAACTTTCAGTACTTTGAGCCAAAGAACCAAAGTCAGAAGGCACACCGGTTTGACGAATATCACAATTCTGCTGAGTAGCATGTTGGACATTAGAAGAATTATCAACTTTGCTACCGGACACATCTTTCATCACAGTGTCCCTGGTGGTATCATCAAACTTAGGCTGGATATCATCGAGCCCATCAAAATCCTCATCCTTGGATTCAAAATCATCATCTTTCTTATCAGAAGGGTAATAATATTCTGACCAAACTCCATCTTTGCAAACCTTATCAATTTTAAAGAAAATTTCATACAAGCCTTCCCCGACCACTATGTCAACCGATTCTGGGATCTTGTCGACGTTTGTTACACCAACTAAGAGCCGAACAACACCCATCTGTTTTGTATATCTTAGATCGACTTTCTGGGTAGCACCTATAATGGTGCCCACCGCCCAAAGAGGAAGAAAAGATCGAATTTCATACGGCACTCCGTAGATATTGACCCAAGCCTTTTCCAAATGTTGAACGGGCTCTATTTTCTGCTCAAGTTCTTGAATGACCATTATGCTTTTACCATCTACAGCATGAACAAATTTCATGGCCACCATCCGTTGTAATTCGACTTTGGACGGAAAAGGTACAACGAAACCATTCGCATGACTTTGGACAGCCCAAGTCCATCTCACCGGAATGAGACGAGCCAACTCAGACTTTACTAACTCTGCCGTAATGGTGCCTTCCTTGGCAGTGATAAAAGCAGTTGAACTTTCTTTCAGCGGGATCAACCCCTTTGAACCAAAGTTGGGAATTTGAAAGAACCCAGATTCACCACTCCCAAAACCGCAAAGAATGGCATGGGGTTTAGGACCATTGTATACCTGACAGTCAAGCGGCACATGGTCTCCCTCACAAATCTCACAGCAGAGATCCTCACGGCGTTTCTTGCCCTTGCCATCAGCCAGGGCGCCGTCATCTACTGTGTCTGCTGCTCTCTTTTTAGCATCTTCATCAAAAGCATTGGATGACACGACCCCTCTGCTCGATTCAGGCATGTCTCGGATGACTCTTCTATCAGATTCCAGAAACGAGCGCCCACCAAAGCGCCCACCACGGCCACGCCATGAGCCGCGACCACGA
This portion of the Zea mays cultivar B73 chromosome 2, Zm-B73-REFERENCE-NAM-5.0, whole genome shotgun sequence genome encodes:
- the LOC103648291 gene encoding uncharacterized protein isoform X3 — protein: MPESSRGVVSSNAFDEDAKKRAADTVDDGALADGKGKKRREDLCCEICEGDHVPLDCQVYNGPKPHAILCGFGSGESGFFQIPNFGSKGLIPLKESSTAFITAKEGTITAELVKSELARLIPVRWTWAVQSHANGFVVPFPSKVELQRMVAMKFVHAVDGKSIMVIQELEQKIEPVQHLEKAWVNIYGVPYEIRSFLPLWAVGTIIGATQKVDLRYTKQMGVVRLLVGVTNVDKIPESVDIVVGEGLYEIFFKIDKVCKDGVWSEYYYPSDKKDDDFESKDEDFDGLDDIQPKFDDTTRDTVMKDVSGSKVDNSSNVQHATQQNCDIRQTDALEKCLVAVNRSSVFRENVAAPTAVAHGVVYDNKWTEAEGTIILNAKQTAQKRGEFSRTGGPSSYLASMVQLNEVSRTVGREGHVDADAFNLNTICHESGKKAAAPFVVVCTADASEGSVDANSICLNSFPGVPASAAAVYPISLEDINTDLNSVAIEFSPATNIHAAIPNVSVEQIHEHVRGAEHSVAQLTSPGGADGSGALVENFSLQDMETLISCIHAWTMVVVPSI
- the LOC103648291 gene encoding uncharacterized protein isoform X1; the protein is MPESSRGVVSSNAFDEDAKKRAADTVDDGALADGKGKKRREDLCCEICEGDHVPLDCQVYNGPKPHAILCGFGSGESGFFQIPNFGSKGLIPLKESSTAFITAKEGTITAELVKSELARLIPVRWTWAVQSHANGFVVPFPSKVELQRMVAMKFVHAVDGKSIMVIQELEQKIEPVQHLEKAWVNIYGVPYEIRSFLPLWAVGTIIGATQKVDLRYTKQMGVVRLLVGVTNVDKIPESVDIVVGEGLYEIFFKIDKVCKDGVWSEYYYPSDKKDDDFESKDEDFDGLDDIQPKFDDTTRDTVMKDVSGSKVDNSSNVQHATQQNCDIRQTDALEKCLVAVNRSSVFRENVAAPTAVAHGVVYDNKWTEAEGTIILNAKQTAQKRGEFSRTDMPQIYPVAAPRAAESRKNNDVPFDVVSRTVGREGHVDADAFNLNTICHESGKKAAAPFVVVCTADASEGSVDANSICLNSFPGVPASAAAVYPISLEDINTDLNSVAIEFSPATNIHAAIPNVSVEQIHEHVRGAEHSVAQLTSPGGADGSGALVENFSLQDMETLISCIHAWTMVVVPSI
- the LOC103648291 gene encoding uncharacterized protein isoform X2, yielding MPESSRGVVSSNAFDEDAKKRAADTVDDGALADGKGKKRREDLCCEICEGDHVPLDCQVYNGPKPHAILCGFGSGESGFFQIPNFGSKGLIPLKESSTAFITAKEGTITAELVKSELARLIPVRWTWAVQSHANGFVVPFPSKVELQRMVAMKFVHAVDGKSIMVIQELEQKIEPVQHLEKAWVNIYGVPYEIRSFLPLWAVGTIIGATQKVDLRYTKQMGVVRLLVGVTNVDKIPESVDIVVGEGLYEIFFKIDKVCKDGVWSEYYYPSDKKDDDFESKDEDFDGLDDIQPKFDDTTRDTVMKDVSGSKVDNSSNVQHATQQNCDIRQTDALEKCLVAVNRSSVFRENVAAPTAVAHGVVYDNKWTEAEGTIILNAKQTAQKRDMPQIYPVAAPRAAESRKNNDVPFDVVSRTVGREGHVDADAFNLNTICHESGKKAAAPFVVVCTADASEGSVDANSICLNSFPGVPASAAAVYPISLEDINTDLNSVAIEFSPATNIHAAIPNVSVEQIHEHVRGAEHSVAQLTSPGGADGSGALVENFSLQDMETLISCIHAWTMVVVPSI